A window from Vigna angularis cultivar LongXiaoDou No.4 chromosome 7, ASM1680809v1, whole genome shotgun sequence encodes these proteins:
- the LOC108336436 gene encoding protein FATTY ACID EXPORT 5 has protein sequence MHDFCFTIPYGLLLVCGGLSAYITKGSVASLAGGAGSGLLLIIAGYLSLNAFGKRKNSYLALVLETACAATLTGVMGRRYLETSKIMPAGLVAGISALMTLFYLYKLATGGNHLPTKAE, from the exons ATGCACGATTTCTGCTTCACGATACCGTACGGTTTGTTGCTAGTTTGTGGTGGACTGTCTGCGTACATAACGAAAGGGAGCGTAGCTTCTCTTGCCGGAGGCGCCGGTTCCGGTTTGCTTCTCATCATCGCCGGGTATCTCAGTCTCAATGCTTTTGGCAAACGAAAGAACTCTTACCTCGCTCTCGTTCTCGAGACCG CTTGTGCAGCCACACTAACTGGGGTTATGGGACGGCGATATTTGGAAACATCCAAGATTATGCCTGCTGGTCTTGTTGCAGGAATCAG TGCTCTCATGACTCTATTTTATCTTTACAAATTGGCAACTGGCGGCAACCATCTCCCCACCAAGGCTGAGTGA